Below is a genomic region from Microcaecilia unicolor chromosome 9, aMicUni1.1, whole genome shotgun sequence.
ttagaatgtttgtacgtttgggaagcttgccaggtgcccttggcctggattggccgctgtcgtggacaggatgctgggctcgatggacccttggtcttttcccagtatggcattacttatgtacttatgctgttgAGACTGACACCAGCTTTAAAGTACTGTCCTTCTGCTATTGTGCTGCCACTACCCTAGGTGGAGAATCCTGAGAAATGTGGGACCTTAGCTTTCTAGTCTTAAAAAATCCATATCAAAGCAGTCTGGAAATCTCAGGTGCCCCTCAGCTTCTCTAGTGCTTCTCTCCCCTAATCCCTCTCCCCCCAatggtcttcctcctcctccttcagtgTTCTACTCCCTCTACCTTGTTTGGCACTTCCCTTCCTCCTTGGTGTTCTGTCCCCGCCccttctcctcctgctcctcctcctctggtacttctctccctccttctgtaGATTCTAAAATCCTATaacttatttttattatattttatgtcacattattatagaatgttTTATTGGAGATAAGGCTGCAGTGCAGAGGTCACTTGAGTTATGGTTATCATACCAGCAATAACTGGATTTCCTGACATGTTATgcaatttttgttttcaaattaaaatctcaggtccttattttttttttttttcattctatttTCTCTTCCTTCATATCCTGGGTTTTGTTTGTATGGAGTGTTAACCGTTTATTTTTGTCTTCAGGTGGCAAACTCTGGTCCCAGCTTCAGAAGCAGATTCCTACAAACATAGACGGGACGAAGGAGCATCCAGAATGCCGTAACCCTTTATGGAAGACTATCCAGTTGAAGGACAAATGTATCACAGCCCCTATGAGCCTACACTGTGAGCTGAGTGACCCCTGCTACAGCCAACCCTCTGAGAAGCATACCCAGTTAGGAAACTGTAGAAATAATTCAAGTCAGTTGTCTTGGAAATCATCTCCTGACTTCTCCACCGTTAGCTGTGACGTACATGGATGTGGAGTACACTGTAGATTTTATACTACGCTCATGGGTGGTATGATACATAGCAATCAGGCTCAGGATACAGAGTTCAATGTAACACATGTTGCTTCCTTTTCTGACAGTTCTGCTCTGATGAACCAAAGAAAATGTGCCCAAGACAATGACAGCAAGGATTGGGAGTCGGCCAACTTTCAGACTGATGGCAAGAGTTCCAGTAACTTAAGAGAGGTTTCTATGCACCAAAATCTGCCCGATCAAAGTTTAATAAGAGGATTCTTATTGAAAGGAAGAGACCAGAATGGAATACCCTCTGGCCCAATCGCAATGCCTGCATGGGGAGAAGGCCTGAAGAATATCACTGTGAAGGTGGGAAAAAGGGAGGTGCCGTATGCATTAGGCCTAACTCTGTTGGGGACAGAGAAAACCAGTGCCAAAGCTTCAGGTAACTACACATCCTTACTAGCTCACAGTCTGTCCTCAGCTGCTTTGCCAACTAGGGAGACTACAGCGCCTGTTCCTTGGACTAGATGGACAGGCTTTGGGAATATGAGATCTCACTACCCTGTACCTTCATCAAGGACTGTGTTGGCAGCCAAGGGAGGTGGTATAGAGAAGACCACACAGTGCCAAGATGGAGATATTCCAGTTCCAGCTGTGCAGAGCCTTGGCTATTATAGTCATCATCCATGCAAAGCCAAGGCCATTCTCTCTAGGAGCAAAGTGGGCTCTGTGTTAGACCAGAGTATGCACTCTACTGATCGGCATGCTGAAATGGATTGCTGTTGCTTAGTGACTTCAGTCAATCATGAGATGGCACAAGGAGCTTGGGGCCTCCCAGAGCAGCAGATCAAGCAGTGGGCAGCAGAAATTGTTCTTGCATTAGAGGGACTTCATCAACAGGGAGTGACTTGCTATGATCTAAACCCTAGAAATATTCTACTAGACACCAAAGGTACGTTCATTCCTCTTGTTGCTGTTATAATTTTTGAGGAGAGGTAATGTTCCACATCTTCATCTCACAAGTTGTAGGGAGGGAGACTTTACAAATACAGTCAGGAGCTTTCTTATTGGCAGGAATAGCTTGAGAAAGTACAGGAAAGGAAGGATGTGTCTCTTCCCAAAGTAAAGGCAtccctgcaacaataaccaccctcaaagccacacaccacttcatcccactttgccagcacgggacatcccccaaccaccccccctcccaaaaccaacatttaaaacaaaaaaaaaccccagactaCAACACCACACTAATACAAGCCAGCAACAAcacaaccaaccccccccccaaaaacaaaaaaaacaaacaaacgctgacccccctccaagccccctgccacaccctctcagATCAACTTCCACAACCCACCCTCCCCTACCAGCCATTGTGAGACATATACACAATaccacaaaaacacagacactaGCAACCAACCTCCTAGTCCACCCCACCCgctctcactttcacacacacacaaacactctctgtgacacacacacagacacactctctgtgtcacacacacagtgaagCAGAGTTACAGATAGCAAAACACGCCCCCTCCCCAacatattccccccacccccaggcccaccAAAATAACAAGACACCTGCAACTCTAAGACAAAAACAGTAATACACAACAGCCAACCCCTCCAAGTTCACCAGAcgtccccccaccccaacattgTTACACGATACTCGCCCCCACACTCCAACTTTGCCCCACCCTCTTTCacttccccacacacacac
It encodes:
- the RPS6KL1 gene encoding ribosomal protein S6 kinase-like 1 isoform X1 codes for the protein MNCGSRDHCQDSEVETRPRAPSRARQYLEQIRSCVTVSVSDVQKWDYLVDAAKQIRLALEHDVGENYEEAFNFYKNGVDLLLSGLQVDCNTERREAVKLKISQYLKRAEEIFNCHLQKNLGNGPDAVDGYNSLRFRPVRILCSAVENLKPCKVLRIIDKVQLVQDPCTGATFILKSLPKSQLERRKQQTIIPQGVPFMVTLLCYYTSEDAVILQLEHVEGGKLWSQLQKQIPTNIDGTKEHPECRNPLWKTIQLKDKCITAPMSLHCELSDPCYSQPSEKHTQLGNCRNNSSQLSWKSSPDFSTVSCDVHGCGVHCRFYTTLMGGMIHSNQAQDTEFNVTHVASFSDSSALMNQRKCAQDNDSKDWESANFQTDGKSSSNLREVSMHQNLPDQSLIRGFLLKGRDQNGIPSGPIAMPAWGEGLKNITVKVGKREVPYALGLTLLGTEKTSAKASGNYTSLLAHSLSSAALPTRETTAPVPWTRWTGFGNMRSHYPVPSSRTVLAAKGGGIEKTTQCQDGDIPVPAVQSLGYYSHHPCKAKAILSRSKVGSVLDQSMHSTDRHAEMDCCCLVTSVNHEMAQGAWGLPEQQIKQWAAEIVLALEGLHQQGVTCYDLNPRNILLDTKGHIRLTYFGQWTEVEPQYCSQALENLYAAPEILGVSTVTQACDWWSLGALLYELLTGMSLSQNHRSGIHPHTGLLLPDSLSSAASSLLSELLQYDPDHRLGSGVDGISKIKAHPFFSTIKWNKLL